One window of the Thamnophis elegans isolate rThaEle1 chromosome 6, rThaEle1.pri, whole genome shotgun sequence genome contains the following:
- the CCDC83 gene encoding coiled-coil domain-containing protein 83, whose product MAKEKKKEKKKKGTSQISKEPRTYFPEALLAFQIQIKEDVIDQLLGEIRQLEAENERSKERNQQLKSEQIEHIRALLAALKEQEKELENIEIVTRDDVEKAMMSKWQYIKDQEKLIRDMRFQIHYVEQKLVQKQTEIDYWTAYKNVGCTEHGSQIQFLEQDIKKLKEDLEEMKEFFRISLEEAKERIDKTTLRQLELKKEWATENAVKHIDKISRREIKEYEWLKEEVEAYRKEVDGLEQAVHEIEKENIYLINKLFERRLQFLKVPRKLFLTQGAGLKFPGESMDQEEEEERVQSAKDLVLSADPESSEEIREPEEQLVDDFEVVYLRGMSTNQFLPPLLYEDTNDFKDYKELGPLDMKLMCAVGQKMPIHEDLKEMPSKSQLEERYDPNKASQHITYRMIKSVFP is encoded by the exons AtggcaaaggaaaagaagaaagagaagaagaagaaagggacttCACAGATATCCAAAGAGcctaggacttattttccagaAGCCCTATTGGCATTTCA AATTCAGATTAAGGAAGACGTCATTGATCAGCTACTGGGTGAAATCAGGCAACTGGAAGCTGAGAATgagagaagcaaagaaaga AATCAGCAACTCAAATCTGAACAGATTGAACACATCCGAGCCCTCCTGGCAGCCCTGAAAGAACAGGAGAAGGAGCTCGAGAACATAGAAATTGTTACTCGGGATGATGTTGAGAAAGCCATGATGTCCAAATGGCAGTACATCAAGGACCAGGAGAAACTTATCAGAG ATATGCGTTTCCAGATACATTACGTTGAACAGAAACTTGTCCAAAAACAAACTGAGATTGACTACTGGACCGCCTACAAAAATGTGGGATGCACCGAACACGGAAGTCAGATTCAGTTCTTGGAACAGGATATTAAAAAGTTgaaggaagatcttgaagaaatGAAAG aattttttaGAATTTCTTTGgaagaagcaaaagaaagaattGACAAAACCACTTTGAGACAGCTGGAGTTAAAGAAAGAATGGGCCACTGAG AATGCTGTTAAGCACATTGACAAGATCAGCCGCAGGGAGATTAAAGAATACGAATGGCTAAAAGAAGAA GTTGAAGCTTATCGAAAGGAAGTGGATGGTTTAGAACAAGCTGTCCATGAAATTGAGAAAGAAAATATCTATCTCATCAACAAACTCTTTGAACGGAGACTACAATTTCTTAAAGTACCCAG GAAGCTGTTTCTTACTCAAGGAGCTGGCTTGAAGTTTCCCGGAGAAAGCATGGATCAAGAAGAAG AAGAGGAACGTGTGCAGTCCGCAAAGGATCTAGTCCTTTCTGCAGACCCAGAATCAAGTGAGGAGATAAGAGAACCGGAGGAGCAGTTGGTGGACGACTTCGAAGTGGTTTATTTGCGGGGAATGTCCACCAATCAGTTTCTACCTCCTCTGCTGTACGAAGATACAAACGACTTCAAG GATTATAAGGAGCTGGGTCCTTTGGATATGAAATTAATGTGCGCCGTGGGCCAGAAGATGCCAATTCATGAAGACCTCAAAGAAATGCCCAGCAAAAGTCAATTGGAAGAGCGGTATGACCCAAATAAGGCTTCACAGCACATCACTTACCGTATGATCAAATCTGTATTTCCTTAA